A single region of the Leishmania panamensis strain MHOM/PA/94/PSC-1 chromosome 23 sequence genome encodes:
- a CDS encoding hypothetical protein (TriTrypDB/GeneDB-style sysID: LpmP.23.1380): MIRRGIEPDVLMYTLLISTMGRAGLEWQAYKLFSRMIEQNIQPLPETYVALRDATSRKRVALREQIQTKIEEAVDVFPEELAKAERDQQREEDRRCIAKFNEYMRGVLPATTSSAPMSAPSSTATRVAPAADGTASGDCADAHPSASEADASSSGDTIATMHIRNPTDAWNTTQMAQGVRSHAQSMAKGNTAVELRASLERMDEEELRIYLAAQRQLRHGTKTQLIDRVLKTVSAGSIRVMLDRRSHYFRSVEQILAADLRQLNMSGPADVTLVSTTDDGARADAERDQTLENAEKESMTPEVLYAPWGILRKPQRRRSELSPPRNAERLERVRLSEPELLLVRSKAETNDLDELPESLLRRYAYQFQLRWRRKEGAASLLQAVQWHVTTYVASVLHRGGEGAGSDESLASPVPTPPIRLQKEAEGMQETLDNYEAFRVIAQRTNNLQVVDSKEINRHLRHVRRDAVRCEHKMENALRRERHVMEAAGLAASAKSFTPPPPGDDGEMQVLGVMAGTPLSGAGQGAVLEPTSSLSSALVESQSRGGTGEASGEGEDEATASELPPWALFEEEDEFNLSTGHFGDPEVGRFQELSDSRMQVLPSRTAQAQWSIDRQLLPTSLKNVVQEAELEQHQRHEAIEKEYERRLQYAKYRKWDSMITKAQERRRQAQGDSEEEEGASAVAPLPAKRRLAQLLRKGRDRQKVSAAVQVKYSRSL, encoded by the coding sequence ATGATTCGCCGCGGCATCGAGCCAGATGTGCTCATGTACACGTTGCTAATCTCCACCATGGGCCGTGCTGGCCTTGAGTGGCAGGCGTACAAGCTCTTCTCTCGCATGATCGAGCAGAACATCCAGCCTCTACCCGAGACATACGTTGCACTGCGCGACGCCACCTCGCGGAAGCGTGTGGCTTTGCGGGAGCAAATTCAAACCAAAATTGAGGAAGCAGTGGATGTGTTCCCGGAGGAGCTGGCCAAAGCGGAGCGTGATCAgcagagggaagaagaccggcgctgcatcgccaaGTTCAACGAGTACATGCGTGGAGTTCTGCCCGCCACAACTTCGAGCGCGCCAATGTCAGCACCATCGTCGACTGCCACGCGTGTTGCACCCGCAGCTGATGGGACAGCGTCTGGAGATTGCGCTGATGCACATCCGAGCGCTTCCGAAGCAGATGCAAGCTCATCCGGCGATACCATTGCCACCATGCACATCCGCAATCCCACCGATGCGTGGAACACGACACAGATGGCACAGGGTGTTCGCAGCCATGCACAGTCCATGGCAAAGGGCAACACTGCTGTTGAGCTGCGTGCGTCTCTTGAGCGtatggacgaggaggagctacGCATCTACCTGgccgcgcagcgccagctccgccatgGCACGAAGACGCAGCTTATCGATCGCGTCCTGAAAACAGTGAGTGCAGGCTCGATTCGTGTCATGCTGGACCGCCGGTCCCACTACTTTCGCTCTGTGGAACAAATCCTGGCCGCCGACCTGCGGCAACTCAACATGTCAGGCCCCGCAGATGTCACGCTGGTGTCGACTACAGACGACGGTGCCCGTGCAGATGCTGAGCGGGACCAAACCCTAGAGAACGCGGAGAAGGAGTCGATGACACCAGAGGTTCTCTACGCCCCGTGGGGTATCCTGCGaaagccgcagcgccgacgcagcgagCTGTCGCCGCCTCGCAACGCGGAGCGGCTGGAGCGCGTTCGCTTGTCCGAGCCGGAGTTGCTTCTCGTTCGCAGCAAGGCAGAGACAAATGACCTGGATGAGCTCCCAGAGTCCTTGCTCCGGCGCTACGCGTACCAGTTTCAGCTTCGCTGGCGTCGtaaggagggggcggcgtcACTCCTACAAGCCGTGCAGTGGCATGTTACGACCTATGTGGCGAGCGTGCTTCATCGTGGAGGTGAGGGAGCAGGGTCAGACGAGTCACTGGCGTCTCCGGTACCCACGCCACCGATTCGACTACAGAAAGAGGCTGAGGGGATGCAGGAAACACTCGACAACTACGAGGCCTTCCGCGTGATCGCGCAGCGTACGAATAATCTACAAGTGGTGGATAGCAAGGAGATCAATCGCCACCTGCGACACGTGCGCCGGGATGCCGTGCGGTGCGAGCACAAGATGGAGAACGCGCTCCGGCGAGAGCGGCACGTAATGGAGGCGGCCGGGCTCGCTGCGTCCGCCAAGTCGTtcacgccgccacctccgggGGATGACGGAGAGATGCAGGTACTCGGCGTCATGGCGGGGACGCCACTTAGCGGCGCCGGCCAAGGAGCGGTGCTGGAACCTacctcttcgctgtcgtcAGCGCTGGTGGAATCGCAGAGCCGCGGTGGTACCGGCGAGGCGAGTGGTGAGGGTGAGGACGAGGCTACTGCAAgcgagctgccgccgtgggCGCTgttcgaggaggaggacgagttCAATTTGTCTACTGGTCACTTTGGTGACCCCGAGGTAGGCCGATTCCAGGAGCTGAGCGACTCGAGAAtgcaggtgctgccgtctcgtaccgcgcaggcgcagtggTCCATCGACCGTCAGCTTCTCCCCACTTCGCTCAAGAACGTTGTACAAGAagcggagctggagcagcaccagAGGCATGAGGCGATCGAGAAGGAGTACGAGCGGCGCCTGCAGTATGCGAAGTACCGCAAGTGGGATAGCATGATCACCAAGGCTCAGGAGAGGCGACGGCAGGCGCAGggcgacagcgaagaagaggagggcgctagcgcggtggcgccactACCGGCGAAGCGCCGCCTTGCACAGTTGCTGCGCAAGGGTCGGGATAGACAGAAGGTgtcggcagcagtgcaggtCAAGTACAGCCGCAGTTTGTAA